Genomic segment of Photobacterium profundum SS9:
TTAGGTGCGAGTATCTTTTCCGCTATAGCGATGATTATTTGGGCAATTTTTTGGTCAGGTACAGTAGATGTTTCAATGTTAATGTATGGAAATCCAATTTGGTGGCACAGCCATGAAATGCTGATTGGCTTTACCGGTGCCATTATCATTGGTTTTTTGCTAACGGCTGTTCAAAACTGGACAGGGAACCCTGGTGTTAGAGGTTGGCCATTAGCGAGTATATTTCTTTTATGGGCAATAGCACGTGTTGGTTTGCTCTTTGGTACCGCTAATATAATTTGGATGATCATCGATCTTGCATGGGTTCCATTAGCAACGTATTTTTTGGCTAAGCCACTTATTTTACGTAAACAGTGGAATAACTTGTTTTTTGTACCGCTCTTACTGCTGATGACACTACTTAATGCGTACCTTCACTTTATGGTATTAGGTTTTGTTGATTTTGATTTACGCGGTGTTTCACTTTCTGTTGTCACCGTTATATCTGTGATTGTACTTGTTGTGGGTGGGCGTGTTATTCCATTCTTTACATGGCGAGGTACTGATACCGCTCAAATTACACGAGTAAAAGCAATAGAACTATTGGCGATGATACCAAGCTGGTTACTATTGGCGAATGTCTTACTGCCTATTCCTGATGCTATTAATCAAGTTACGTTACCTGCATTATTTTTTGCTACGGGTTTAACGCATTTGATTCGATTTGTACGCTGGAGAACATTTCAAACGCTTAAAACACCATTACTTTGGTCTTTACATGCCGCGTATTTGTTTATGATTATTGGTATGTTTATGCTAGGTTTTCACTTCTTAACGGGTGATATTAGTTACAGTGTAGCACTACACTTTATTACTGTTGGTGGTATTAGTTGTATGATTCTTGCAATGATATCAAGAGTGTCGTTAGGTCATACTGGTCGATCTTTACAGGCTGGTCGCTGGATTATTATTGCATTTTTAGCCTTAATTATCGCAACGCTTGTTCGTACCGTAATTGTTTCGCTTGTACCTACAATGATATTGAACAGTTACGTTATCTCAGCTGTTTTATGGGCCGTTGCATATACCATTTTTAGTATTGTTTATTTTCCAATATTAACTCAACCACGTGTTGATGGACGCCCAGGTTAAGTTAATAAAGTGACAAAATGCAGATTTGCACCTAAGATGTCAATCCAATTGAGATAAACAGAAAGATAGCATGTTTAATAATACACCTACGCTGAACCACGAAGAGCAACAAGTAGCCGCTGACCGTATTCATGATCTCATGGCAAAAGGTCTCAGTAGCGGTGAGGCTATAATGCTTGTTGCTCATGAAATTCGAGAAGCAGACGCTAAAAAACGTGGTGTGCAAGAAGTCGTAGAAACTGAAGACGACGAAGAGTAATACCTGACTCAAAACTGAGTCACATTCATGCGATAAATGATTAACGGCGCTTTTGGCGCCGTTTTTTCGTACAAAATGAGAGTAAAATCTCATACCATTCACATGGGTTTAGTAAATTGAATCTTGCTGGAATAATATACACACAGAGTGATAACTAGCTTGGTTAGTATGCTGATTTTAGTTGAGGAGGTAGGATGAATAACCGTTATTTAAAAGCTCGTACATTAGCCCGCATAAAGCATATTGGGCAACAGTATGGCGAGCGACCTTATTACTCTCATCTAGAAACTGTATCTCGTCTCGCAAGCCCATTTGGCATTAATGCAATGATTGTTGCGCAGTTGCATGATGTTATTGAAGACACAGAAACAAGCGTTGATGAATTAGCCGCAGATTTTGGTTTTCTGGTTGCAGATGCTGTGAAGTATATGACTGATGGAAAATTGAATGATCGCATGAAACGTAAAATTGAAATCAATCAACGATTAGCTTCACTTGATATAGATGAAGAAGCGGGTCGATTAGCCTTAATCGTAAAAGCCTGTGACCGACTTGCCAATGTAAGAGCAAGTAAGAAAGCTTCAGAAGCTCATTTCAAAATGTACCAACAAGAACATAATGCCTTTAAGCAAGCCGTTTATCGTAAAGGCTTATGTGAAGCTATTTGGTGGGAGCTAGATACGCTAATCGAACGCCGAGCGTAACATTTTAATGAGTGGCTCGTAGATTGTTAATCTGCATATTTTAAGCAGTATGATTTGCGATGTTATTACACTGAAAATGTGCGAAATAAAAAGGCTTTTATTAAACTGTCTCTTATACACAAATCCCCAGTTTTTAAACTGGGGATTTTTTTTGAACTTCATTTCAATATCACGATCTGATCCTTTGTTATTAAACTAAGGACGGCCATTATGTATATTTCTACTCCTCAAGATTGGGCTACTTCTCTTTTTGGTCAGGCTAATTTAGGCGATCCAAGGCGAACAAAACGATTAGTTAAAGTGGCGACTAATCTTGCATTACACACAGGGAAATCTTTAGTGAAATCAAGCCAACAGCCAGCAGAGATTGAAGGCGCTTATCGCTTTATTCGCAACGAATCTATTAATGCTAATGATATTGCCGAAGCCGGATTTCAAACAACAACACAAGAGGCTAACCGCCATGATTTATTGTTAGCGCTTGAAGATACAACGTCTCTTAACTATACCCATCGCGCTGTAAAAGAGCAGCTTGGTCATGTTAATGGTGGAAACAGAACTCGCGGTATTTATGCTCATTCCATCTTGCTTTTCGCACCAACTAACCACCAAGTGGTTGGGTTAATTGAACAAATACGGTGGACGCGAGATATAAAAACAAGAGGAAAAGGTGCACGTCATGCACAAACACCCTATAAAGAAAAAGAAAGTTATAAATGGGAACAGGCTTCGATAAATATGGCATCCCGCCTTGGTGAGACTATGCAACAGGTTATATCTGTATGTGATCGTGAAGCTGATATTTATGAATATTTAACGTATAAAACTCAAGAAAACCAACGTTTTGTTGTTCGTTCAATGCAAA
This window contains:
- a CDS encoding NnrS family protein; the protein is MMQILDNEKEQRILPIFRLAFRPFFLGASIFSAIAMIIWAIFWSGTVDVSMLMYGNPIWWHSHEMLIGFTGAIIIGFLLTAVQNWTGNPGVRGWPLASIFLLWAIARVGLLFGTANIIWMIIDLAWVPLATYFLAKPLILRKQWNNLFFVPLLLLMTLLNAYLHFMVLGFVDFDLRGVSLSVVTVISVIVLVVGGRVIPFFTWRGTDTAQITRVKAIELLAMIPSWLLLANVLLPIPDAINQVTLPALFFATGLTHLIRFVRWRTFQTLKTPLLWSLHAAYLFMIIGMFMLGFHFLTGDISYSVALHFITVGGISCMILAMISRVSLGHTGRSLQAGRWIIIAFLALIIATLVRTVIVSLVPTMILNSYVISAVLWAVAYTIFSIVYFPILTQPRVDGRPG
- a CDS encoding YoaH family protein → MFNNTPTLNHEEQQVAADRIHDLMAKGLSSGEAIMLVAHEIREADAKKRGVQEVVETEDDEE
- a CDS encoding HD domain-containing protein; translated protein: MNNRYLKARTLARIKHIGQQYGERPYYSHLETVSRLASPFGINAMIVAQLHDVIEDTETSVDELAADFGFLVADAVKYMTDGKLNDRMKRKIEINQRLASLDIDEEAGRLALIVKACDRLANVRASKKASEAHFKMYQQEHNAFKQAVYRKGLCEAIWWELDTLIERRA